A single genomic interval of Aedes aegypti strain LVP_AGWG chromosome 1, AaegL5.0 Primary Assembly, whole genome shotgun sequence harbors:
- the LOC5579817 gene encoding venom allergen 5, translating to MRMMNTANYRRLISRRSSSSSSWKWSLLLLVALIGLQKQSHGASFDLAGDGNGELFEYEYNVVYYDEESTAESTTVTEPSVTVTTEPVTEQEKVEEVTLTTEPEAVAANDFYCQKDLCLQYDFTGQLVAKKHVACGHDGSFAEDCPTGRTLFKIDPQIRMFLIHLHNEARNRLANGSVSGFESALRMPTVEWDDELAELAELNVKSCQFKHDECRNTDLYRQAGQNLALGYYPVPEDIFDILEKLTNLWFNEYKDANQQVMDEYDNLPNATIGHFTQMVSDRTTKIGCGIVIYPKKVSGFTFKVVLYACNYSITSIFGQPVYRKGPAAASCVTGANPYYESLCSVEENQFVKSVPFYDV from the exons ATACTGCCAATTATCGACGCCTAATTAGCCGCCgctcatcatcgtcgtcgtcatgGAAATGGAGTTTGCTGTTGTTGGTTGCTTTGATCGGACTTCAAAAGCAATCCCACGGGGCCTCCTTTGATCTCGCAGGTGATGGGAATGGCGAATTGTTTGAATACGAGTACAACGTTGTGTATTACGATGAGGAATCAACTGCGGAAAGCACCACGGTGACAGAGCCTTCAGTGACGGTTACGACCGAACCGGTGACAGAACAGGAGAAGGTGGAGGAAGTGACGTTGACGACTGAGCCGGAGGCTGTTGCTGCGAACGATTTCTATTGCCAGAAGGATCTGTGCTTGCAGTATGATTTCACCGGACAGTTGGTAGCCAAGAAGCACGTGGCATGCGGTCACGATGGATCGTTTGCGGAGGATTGTCCGACAGGGCGTACACTGTTCAAGATCGATCCTCAGATTAGGATGTTTCTCATTCACTTGCACAACGAGGCGAGAAACCGGCTGGCCAATGGGTCTGTGAGCGGTTTCGAGAGTGCACTGCGGATGCCTACTGTG GAATGGGATGATGAACTTGCAGAGTTAGCGGAACTAAACGTTAAAAGCTGCCAGTTTAAGCATGACGAGTGCAGAAATACTGATTTGTACCGACAAGCTGGTCAGAATCTGGCCCTTGGGTACTATCCGGTTCCGGAAGACATATTCGACATTTTGGAAAAGTTGACGAACCTGTGGTTTAACGAGTACAAGGATGCAAATCAGCAAGTGATGGACGAATACGATAATCTGCCAAA cgCCACGATTGGCCACTTCACGCAGATGGTGAGCGATCGGACCACCAAAATCGGATGCGGAATCGTCATCTACCCGAAAAAGGTTTCCGGATTCACGTTCAAAGTGGTGCTGTACGCGTGTAACTATTCAATCACGAGCATTTTCGGCCAACCGGTGTATAGGAAGGGCCCTGCAGCGGCCAGTTGCGTCACCGGTGCCAATCCGTACTACGAAAGTTTATGCAGCGTGGAGGAGAACCAGTTTGTCAAATCGGTGCCGTTTTACGATGTTTAA